Proteins found in one Phytohabitans houttuyneae genomic segment:
- a CDS encoding cold-shock protein yields the protein MATGTVKWFNADKGFGFITQDGNGPDVFAHYSAISADGYRSLEENQRVEFEIQQGQKGPQAANIRLI from the coding sequence ATGGCTACCGGCACGGTCAAGTGGTTTAACGCGGACAAGGGTTTTGGCTTCATCACGCAGGACGGCAACGGCCCGGACGTGTTCGCCCACTACAGCGCCATCTCCGCTGATGGCTACCGCAGCCTCGAGGAAAACCAGCGCGTGGAGTTCGAGATCCAGCAGGGTCAGAAGGGTCCGCAGGCTGCCAACATCCGGCTGATCTGA
- a CDS encoding MerR family transcriptional regulator has translation MFGIGDFAALGRVSVRMLRHYDAIGLLRAARTDPATGYRFYEADQLRRLNRIIAMKDLGLTLGQVADVLDDKVTVEQLHGMLRLRRAQLEAQLASDAARLAGVEARLRMIEQEGHMSTEDVVLKQVAPARVAELSALAASYEGEDIGPVIVPLYEQMWQRLGAAGIRPSGAPVAYYVAEPDGQAVTVHAGVEVAPGTRADDTIDVVDLPGIDSAATIVHRGPMEEAFRSMEILARWIDDNGYQPVGFAREVCLHFDPESPANWVHEFQLEVAKPDPAAVTPR, from the coding sequence GTGTTCGGGATCGGGGATTTCGCCGCGCTCGGCCGCGTGTCCGTGCGGATGCTGCGGCACTACGACGCGATCGGGCTGCTGCGGGCGGCCAGGACGGATCCGGCGACAGGGTACCGGTTCTACGAGGCCGACCAGCTGCGCCGGCTCAACCGGATCATCGCCATGAAGGACCTCGGGCTGACGCTCGGCCAGGTCGCGGACGTCCTCGACGACAAGGTCACGGTCGAGCAGTTGCACGGCATGCTCCGGCTGCGCCGGGCACAACTGGAGGCGCAGCTGGCCTCGGACGCCGCCCGGCTCGCGGGCGTCGAAGCGCGGCTGCGCATGATCGAGCAGGAGGGGCACATGAGCACCGAGGACGTGGTGTTGAAGCAGGTCGCACCGGCGCGGGTCGCGGAGCTGTCCGCGCTGGCCGCCAGCTACGAGGGCGAGGACATCGGCCCGGTGATCGTCCCGCTGTACGAGCAGATGTGGCAGCGGCTGGGCGCCGCCGGCATCCGCCCCAGCGGCGCGCCGGTCGCCTACTACGTGGCCGAGCCCGACGGGCAGGCGGTGACGGTGCACGCGGGCGTCGAGGTGGCGCCCGGCACGAGGGCGGACGACACCATCGACGTGGTGGATCTGCCGGGGATCGACTCCGCGGCGACGATCGTGCACCGCGGCCCGATGGAAGAGGCGTTCCGCAGCATGGAGATCCTCGCGCGGTGGATCGACGACAACGGCTACCAGCCGGTCGGTTTCGCCCGCGAGGTGTGCCTGCACTTCGACCCAGAAAGCCCGGCCAACTGGGTGCACGAGTTTCAGCTAGAGGTCGCCAAGCCCGATCCGGCGGCGGTGACTCCGCGTTGA
- a CDS encoding class I SAM-dependent methyltransferase, with protein sequence MDAPGFTSLDQLRLAHAPLVPEVRLFLAEDAIILWARLEATAGRPLRAPYWASAWAGGQALARYILDNPASVAGRTVLDIASGSGLVAIAAALAGAKAVTANDIDPYAIAAIAANARINGVTISPAPGDMLDGDGDGAEVVLAGDALYDGPIAQRVVPFLTRAVERGAHVLLGDPDRRHLPESQLRRVATYHTPVAGPPEDAQIRRADVFAVQATTAEQA encoded by the coding sequence TTGGACGCGCCCGGATTCACCAGCCTTGACCAGCTCCGGCTCGCGCACGCGCCGCTGGTGCCAGAGGTGAGGCTGTTCCTCGCTGAGGACGCCATCATCCTGTGGGCGCGCCTGGAGGCTACCGCGGGCCGGCCCTTGCGCGCGCCCTACTGGGCGTCCGCGTGGGCCGGCGGCCAGGCTCTCGCCCGGTACATCCTCGATAATCCAGCCTCCGTCGCGGGCCGCACGGTGCTCGACATCGCCTCTGGATCCGGCCTCGTGGCGATCGCCGCCGCGCTGGCCGGGGCCAAGGCCGTGACGGCCAACGACATCGACCCGTACGCGATCGCCGCGATAGCCGCGAACGCCCGGATCAACGGCGTCACCATCAGCCCAGCCCCCGGCGACATGCTGGACGGTGACGGCGACGGCGCGGAGGTCGTCCTCGCCGGCGACGCCCTCTACGACGGGCCCATTGCACAGCGGGTCGTGCCGTTTCTGACCCGGGCGGTCGAGCGCGGCGCACACGTCCTGCTGGGCGACCCGGACCGGCGGCACCTGCCGGAGAGCCAGCTGCGGCGCGTCGCCACCTATCACACCCCGGTCGCCGGGCCACCCGAGGACGCGCAGATCCGGCGCGCCGACGTCTTCGCGGTGCAGGCCACCACGGCCGAGCAGGCGTGA
- a CDS encoding response regulator — protein MTNEPDHPYHVLLVDDDEADIALIRQAFAEHHAPVRLHVTHDGVEALAFLRREADHSEAPRPDLILLDLNMPRMNGRQVLAAVKSDQALATIPVVILTTSEQPSDISASYAGRANAYVTKPIDLVDLDAAIARIYDFYGELSARPKRD, from the coding sequence TTGACGAACGAACCGGACCACCCTTACCACGTGCTGCTCGTCGACGACGACGAGGCGGACATCGCCCTGATCCGGCAGGCATTCGCCGAGCACCACGCACCGGTGCGGCTGCACGTCACGCACGACGGGGTGGAGGCTCTCGCCTTTCTGCGCCGCGAGGCGGACCACAGCGAGGCGCCGCGGCCGGACCTGATCCTGCTGGACCTCAACATGCCCCGGATGAACGGCCGCCAGGTCCTCGCCGCCGTCAAGTCCGACCAGGCCCTGGCCACGATCCCGGTGGTCATCCTGACCACGTCGGAGCAGCCCTCGGACATCTCCGCGAGCTACGCCGGGCGCGCCAACGCCTACGTCACCAAGCCGATCGACCTTGTCGACCTCGACGCGGCGATTGCGAGGATCTACGACTTCTACGGCGAACTCTCAGCCCGCCCGAAGCGGGACTGA
- a CDS encoding DUF3159 domain-containing protein has translation MRDESLADLLGGRRGAVDATAPPLAFAAGWLAGGQSLWGGVIAALVAGAAVAVWRLSRGAKPGAALVGLLAVCVAALIAVRTGRAADFFLLQLVSNAASALVWAVSIVLRWPLLGVIVGAVLRQRTRWRRDPDLLRAYGRASWIWVLQYALRLAVFLPLYAADQVAALGVARAALTWPLVAACLAVSWWVIRRTLPADHPGLRHPVTPDPPTLPAQSAATSEPAQTEAR, from the coding sequence GTGAGGGACGAGTCGCTCGCTGACCTGCTCGGAGGTCGGCGCGGAGCGGTGGACGCGACGGCACCACCGCTCGCGTTCGCCGCCGGCTGGCTCGCCGGCGGCCAGTCACTGTGGGGCGGCGTGATCGCCGCGCTCGTGGCCGGCGCCGCCGTCGCCGTCTGGCGACTGTCGCGCGGCGCCAAGCCCGGCGCCGCTCTTGTCGGCCTGCTCGCCGTCTGCGTGGCCGCCCTGATCGCGGTCCGCACCGGCCGCGCCGCCGACTTCTTCCTGCTCCAGCTCGTCTCCAACGCCGCCAGCGCCCTCGTCTGGGCGGTCAGCATCGTCCTGCGGTGGCCGCTGCTGGGCGTGATCGTCGGCGCGGTCCTGCGCCAGCGCACCCGGTGGCGCCGCGACCCGGACCTGCTGCGCGCCTACGGCCGGGCAAGCTGGATCTGGGTCCTGCAGTACGCGCTGCGCCTCGCCGTCTTCCTCCCCCTCTACGCCGCCGACCAGGTGGCCGCGCTCGGCGTCGCGCGGGCCGCCCTGACCTGGCCGCTGGTCGCCGCCTGCCTGGCCGTGAGCTGGTGGGTGATCCGCCGCACGCTGCCCGCCGACCACCCGGGCCTGCGCCACCCGGTCACACCCGACCCACCGACGCTGCCCGCACAGTCCGCCGCCACCTCCGAGCCGGCACAGACCGAGGCACGCTAG